CAACCCGGGCCTCACCCAGACGAACTTCTCGAAGAACATGCTGGAGCAGCGGGCGATGCTCCCCCTCGACCACCTCCGCGGCATGACGCCGGGAGCCGTCGCGGACGCGACCCTGGCCGCCCTCGCCGCGGGCAAAAACGAAGTCACATTAACGACGCGCGGCAAACTGCTCGTGTTGGTTTCGCGGATCGCCCCGTGGCTCATCGACCACTTTGCCAAGAAGAAAATCCGCAAATTATTTAAAGACGAGATCGCGGCCCGGAAGCAGACCGTGGCGTGAAAGATGATTGATCGCACGGAGAGAGACCCGGGACGTGGCGCCCGGGAATCGCGGTGGAAAACTTCGCTGGGCTTGTCAGGATCGCCCGGTCAAGGTATGAAAATTTGCATTTGTTTTCGCCACGCGGTCGATAAATGTCGCGCGGCGGGACGAGCAATTGTGGCTCCCCGGCCCGCATTGATCGCGCCGCTTTTGCCCGGCAAGGGTGCGGCTCGCCCGCGTGGGCAGGCAAGATTGTTTCGCAAACGCCCGTGGTAGGAGTTTCCAGTCATGACGACCCAAATGAAGAGTACCAACGGGCCGACGCTAGACGACGTCGAATTCGCCCGTGGGTACATCGACGACGTCGTGTGCAACGACGACGAGGTGATCGTCCAGGGCTGGATGCTGCACCCGGAGCAAGAATTTACCGACCTGCGGCTCTACCTCGACGGGGAACTCGTGGGGACCGGCTCGACCGCCTCCCGGCCCGATCTCGCCAAGGTGTTCCCCTGGATACCGCACGCCGCCCAATCCGGTGTGTATGTCCGGCTGAAGCGCCCGACGCCCGCCCGCAGCGTGGGTCGCGTAGATCTGGTGGGCTGCCAAGCCAGCAAGCCGATTGCGCGGATGAGTGTCCGTTACAGGACCGATCTGGGAACGGCCGTTCCCACCCCGTCATCCGACCTCATGTTCCGCGTCGCTCACACCCGCAACGACCGATCTTTCAAAATATGGGGTCTCAAGTGTTACGGTGATTTTCTGGAATATTTCGACCACCACGGCGGCCTGAACCAGGCCCACCGGCTACTCGACTGGGGGTGTGGGTGTGGGCGCTTGACGGCACACTTCATAGCCGCTCCGAACGGCCCTGAAGTTTATGGGTGCGACGTCGATTCCGAGGCGGTCGCGTGGTGCGAGGCGCACCTCCAACCCGGGCGCTTCAAGACGATCGATCCGTTCCCGCCCACGCCGTACCAGGAAGGTTTTTTTCACCGGGCCATCGGCTATTCGGTGTTCACGCACCTGACGAGGGAAGTTCAGATCGAGTGGCTGAAAGAGGTCCGCCGCATCCTGGCCCCGGGCGGAATCTTTGTCGCGACCGTCCACGGCGAATCCGCGGCCTCGTTCGACTTCCCCGGCCGCGTTGGGGCGGTACTCGTCGACGGCATCCACGACGGGATTCAGGACGAAACACTCGGAGGAATTGTTCCGAAGGGGTACTACCGGGGCACCTTCCAGACGCAAGAATACACCCGCCGCGTGTGGGGCCAATTCTTCGACATCCTCGAATACAAGGTGCGCGGCATCGGCAACCACCAAGACGTCGTGGTCATGCAGCGACCTGCTTGACGCCGCCACGGCAGTGAACCGCTACCCCCCGCCTGCGTCGTAGAAGAATCGCACGGTATTTAGTGCCTCGGTTCTGCGCCACCACGAAAGTAAAAGATCGAGATCGCCAAAATTAGAAGGGATCTTCCGGACACCCGGGCCGATAACGCGTGTGAAGGTAACGGGGAATGTGAACGGCTCGGTCGGGCCGGCCGAAAGAAACGGTGCCGGGGGGATTCGGCGAGCAAGTTCGCGATCGCCGGGTGGAGCGAAGCGATCCGCGCGGAACTCCAGCGGGAGGGGGTCGCCGTCCTCGTCGTCAACCCGGGCCTCACCCAGACGAACTTCTCGAAGAACATGCTGGAGCAGCGGGCGATGCTCCCCCTCGACCACCTCCGCGGCATGACGCCGGGAGCGGACGCGACCTTGGCCGCCCTCGCCGCGGGCAAAAACGAGGTCACGTTAACGACGCGCGGCAAACTGCTCGTGCTAGTTTCACGGATCGCCCCGTGGCTCATCGACCACTTCGCCAAGAAGAAAATCCGCAAGTTGTTTCAAGACGAGATCACGGCGCGTAAGCAGACCGGGGCGTGAAATAACGTGGCGGTTCGTGAGACCGGAGAGGTGCGATTGCTTTGTGCTTTTGCCCGGCGGGTCCAATTCTCCAGGCCCGACGTTCGATTCCTTCCGCCAGGCGGCGATGGGGTCGGAACCCGTCACGGTCTGAGTTCCGATTGGCGTGGGCTGCCTCGGGCGAGATGTGGCGGAAAGTCGGCCGTAGCCGTTCGTAGGGCGGATGAGCGTGCTTGAATTTCTTCGTGTTTTCGGAGGCATTCGACGTGCAGGGTTCGCCCGACGACATCGGACTGGATCAATTTCGGGCCGCGTGCCGGGCGTAGCCCCCCAAAGGGTACTTGAACGGTTTTCACTATATAAAACGGGTATTCCCTATGTTATTAGTGAAAACCGTGACACGCGGTTGCGGTTCGAACGGTCGAACGCTTTCAACCCGTGAAGGTCCGCCTTCTCGATCGGAAAGTAGAGATAACATGCACCCGTATCGGTGTCTTGCTTGCGGTGACGGCGGACTCGCTTTGGTAAACGAGGTCTATACGTGCCGATCGTGTAGTGCGCAATATCCCGTCGCATTCGGAGTGCCGCTCTTCTTGCAAAAACCCGCGTCCGTTTCCCCGTCCGGGCTGCAAGTGTCCGAGGACATCGCCGCCCAAATCTGCCGAATACACGTCTTTCGGTCCGATGCGGCAGTACTCCGCTCTGTTCGCGATATATTATCTTTCAATTATCATCTTTCCGATATCAATCTAAGCGCCGAAAACAACTATTTTTTGAACCGCATTAAACTGGCCGATCTCCCCGCGAGGCCGGTCGACAACGTCGTTGGCGACGGGGGCCCGGTTAACCTCGACGTCCGGTATCGGATTCTCAGCCATTTGCTGCCCGACGCACTCCCCCGCGATACACTACTGACGCGGAACGTGCGGGTCCAAAATACCGGAACGTCCGTGATTTCTTCGCGGACCGCGAATCCCGTTTACCTCTCGTATCACTGGCGGACGCCGGCCGGGACCGTGGTCGTATTCGAGGGCGAGCGCACAGCTTTCCCGATCGATCTGCCGCAGGGCCGGACTATTACCGTACCGACTATTATCCGGACGCCTCCGGGCCCCGGTTCCTACATGTTAGAATTGATGATGATCCACGAGCAGGTGGCGTGGCTGAGCCGCGACGCCGTCAGTGTGGGCGTGGAAATCGTTCCGGAACCCGAGCGGACGATCCCCGCGCACTGGGTCGTCTCGCCGCCGAGCGAGTCGTACACCTACGAAAGCGACCACTACCAGGCGCGGGACTGGCTCCGGGAAGAGTTCGGCCGTCGGCACCGCCCGGGCATGCGGGTTCTCGAAATCGGCGGCTGCTGTAACCCCATGGCCCGCGGGTTGGACGCCGACGTGTACAGTATCGACATTGACGTCCAAACCCTCCAGATCGGTCAGTTGTCAATCGACGGGTCAGGGGAGAGGTTGCATTTCGTCTGCGCCGACGCCCACGCCCTCCCGTTCGCCGGGCGATCGTTCGATTGTGTAGTATTGTTCAGTTCCCTACACCACTTCGCCGACCCGCTCGCGGTGTTACGTAACATCAAATACGTACTAAAAAATGACGGATTTCTGGCCATCATGTGCGAACCCGTCGGCACCTACCTGAACGGGCACGCGAGCCGGGAGTTCATTGAGGAATTAGAGCAGGGCATTAACGAACAGATCTTCACCCGCGAAGAATACCACCACTTTTTCCAACGGGTCGGGTTGTACGCCACTTGGGTCGCCGTCGACGGCGGGTCGTTTAAAGCCATATTGCAACCCCGCCCGCCGGCGTAGCCCCGCGCGGAGCGATTCCTTCGACTAAACTAAACGGTCAGCCCCCATGTGCGGCCGGCACGACCACTTGGCTTGGTATTTCGTTAGATAAATTGGTCAGGCCTGTCGGTCGCGTACGGGCCAGATTTTGCTCACTCCGAAGACACTTTCTAACCGATTGAGATGTTGTAAGCTAAAAGCTTACGAAAACGATCGGGCAAGATGCGCAGGTCGCGGGGTTTTGATAAGCCAGTCCGAGGAGAGCGAGGGCGATGCAAACTGTTATTCTCTGCGGCGGCATGGGAACTCGCATCCGGGACGTGTCCGAGGACGTACCCAAGCCCATGATACCGATCGGGGACCGGCCGATCCTGTGGCACATCATGAAGTATTACGCCCACTTCGGCCACACGGATTTCGTCCTCTGTCTGGGGTACAAGAGCTGGACGATTAAACAATATTTCTTGGACTATTACCGGGCCAGCGCGGACCTGAAGGTCAATCTCGCGAACCCGAACAGTCCGGTCGTTCTGAGCCACGAGCCGCGGGAAGATTGGGCGATCACGTTGGCCGAGACCGGGTTGCCGACGATGACCGGGGGGCGGATCAAAAAGATTTCCCGCTACATCACCGGGTCGGATTTCATGGTCACCTACGGGGACGGGGTGGCGGACGTGGACGTGCCCCGGCTCCTCGAGTTCCACCGGAGCCACGGGCGGATCGGCACGATGACCGCCGTGACCTCGCCCGGCCGCTTCGGCGAGATCGAAATCGACGACTCGCGAATCACCGAGTTTTCCGAAAAACCCCCGGTCACGCGGGGGCGGATCAACGGCGGCTTTTTCGTCTTCCGGCGGGAATTCCTCGACCGGCTGTCAAACGATCCGAGCCTGATCCTGGAGCGCGGCCCGCTCGCCGAGTTGGCGGCCGATGGCGAGCTGATGGCGTACAAGCACGACGGGTTCTGGCAGTGCATGGACAACAGCCGCGATTACCACGCCCTGAACGGAATGTGGGCGGAGGGTCAGGCCCCGTGGAAAGTATGGGACGGGGCGGCGCGCCCGCGAATCGCTGCCGCGTGATCGAGTGACCGACCCGAACGTTGAGGGGAATTGGATGATCGCCAAGGACTTCTGGCGCGACCGCAGAGTATTCGTGACCGGGTGTACGGGCTTGGTCGGGTCGTGGACCGTGCGCGCCCTCCTCGAGCGGGGTGCCCACGTGGTCGGCCTGATCCGCGACCAGGTGGCCGGGTCCGAACTCCGCCGGGCCGGGTTGGAAGGTCGCATTGATGTCGTCCGCGGCAGCGTCGAAAATTACGAGCTGATGGAGCGGGCGCTGGGCGAATACGAGGTGCAGACCGTCTTGCACCTCGCCGCCCAGACGATCGTCGGGATCGCCAACCGGAGTCCGCTGTCGACGTTCGAAACGAACATAAAAGGCACGTGGTGTCTGCTCGAGGCCGCCCGCCGGTGCGGCCGGCAACCCCACGTGGTCGTCGCCTCGTCGGACAAGGCGTACGGCGAACAGCCGGTGCTGCCGTACACGGAAGACGCCCCGCTGGCCGGGCGGCACCCGTACGATGTCAGCAAAAGTTGCACCGACCTCCTCTCTCTGACCTACCACCACACCTACCGCTTGCCGGTGTGTGTGACCCGGTGTGGCAATTTCTACGGCGGCGGCGACCTCAACTTCAACCGCATCGTCCCCGGGACGGTTCGGTCCGTGGTGCGCGGCGAGCGACCAATCGTCCGCTCGGACGGGACGTTCGTCCGGGACTACTTCTACGTCCAGGACGGGGCCGACGCTTACCTGCACCTGGCCGAGTGCATGGCCAACGACCCGGCCGTCATCGGCCACGCCTTCAACTTCTCCAACGAAATCCAGGTGACGGTCCTGGACCTGGTGCAAATGATCCTGCGCCAGATGGGGTCTAACCTCACCCCGGACGTGCGGAACGAGGCGACCAACGAGATCCCGCACCAATACCTCTCCGCCGAAAAAGCCCGCAAAATGTTGAACTGGAAACCGGGTACACACTTGAAGAGGGCTTGAAACAAGCCATCCTTTGGTACCGCGGGTACCTGGGTGTCGCGGCATGACGACGCCCGTCGAAACCGGCTCTCGTCCGACGGGGCGCGCGGCACTGGTGACCGGGGCCAGCGGGTTCCTGGGCGCCAACCTGACCCGCCGGTTGATTGCGGACGGGTGGCGGGTTCACGTTCTTCTGCGGTCGCCATCGCCCTGGCGGTTGGCCGGGTTAGCCGGCCGGTACACCCCGCACGCGGCCGACCTGTGCGATGCGGTCGCCGTTCGCTCGGCCGTCGCGGCCGCCGCTCCGGACGTCGTGTTCCACGCCGCCGCCCTCGGCGCGCTGCCGGACCACAAGGACTCGGCCGCCATCATCGAGGCCAACGCCTTGGGCACGGCGCGCCTGCTGGAAGCCGTCGCCGACAGCCCGGAAACCGTGGTCGTACACACGGGAAGTTCGTCCGAAGTGGGGCACTCGGACGAACCGATAACCGAGCAGTCGCCCCTGAGACCGCGGTCCGCTTACGCCGTGTCGAAGGCGGCCGCGTCGTTGATGTGTCAGGCCGAATTCCTCCGCGGGCGGCCGGTCTGCACGGTACGCGTTTTCTCGGCCTACGGCCCGTGGGACGACCGCGGCCGACTGTTGACCTACCTGCTGGGCTGCGTGGCCCGTGGGGAGGGGCCGAAAGTGACCTCCGGGTCGGCCCCGCGGGACTGGGTGTTCGTGGGCGACGTGATCGACCTCATGTTGCGCGTGGCGGCCGACCCGCGGAAAGCCGGCCCGCTCGTTCAGGCCGCGGGCGGGCGCCCGCAGAGCGTCCGCGACATGGTCGAGGCCGTGCTGGCCGTGGCCGCCGGCGGGCGGTTGACGGCGGAATACGGCACGGCCCCGCCCCGCCCGGACGAACCCCGCCACTGGTCGGCCGACGTGACCGAGACCCGCGCCCGCACCGGGTGGGCGCCGAGACATTCCCTGGCAGCCGGGGTGGAAGCCACTTGGGAGTGGTTCCGCACCCAACACTCCCTTGAGGAGGTCGTCCGTGTCTAGTCCGGTCTTGAGCATGGTCATCCCCGTCATGAACGAGGAAGAAGTGCTCCCGCAGACGAAGGCCACCCTGACTTCCACCCTCGACGGCCTGGGGATTCCGTACGAAGTGGTCGTCGTTGACAACGGCAGCAGCGACAACACGCCGCTCATGATGGCCGACATCTGTGCAGCCGACTCCCGGTGGAAGTTCGTCCGCCTGAGCCGCAACTTCGGTTACCAGAATTCGATCACCGCCGGGATGATGACCGCCCGCGGCGAAGCCATTATGGTGATCGATTCGGACCTCCAGGATCCGCCCGAACTGATCGCCGAATTCGTGAGCAAGTG
This is a stretch of genomic DNA from Fimbriiglobus ruber. It encodes these proteins:
- a CDS encoding class I SAM-dependent methyltransferase — translated: MNRIKLADLPARPVDNVVGDGGPVNLDVRYRILSHLLPDALPRDTLLTRNVRVQNTGTSVISSRTANPVYLSYHWRTPAGTVVVFEGERTAFPIDLPQGRTITVPTIIRTPPGPGSYMLELMMIHEQVAWLSRDAVSVGVEIVPEPERTIPAHWVVSPPSESYTYESDHYQARDWLREEFGRRHRPGMRVLEIGGCCNPMARGLDADVYSIDIDVQTLQIGQLSIDGSGERLHFVCADAHALPFAGRSFDCVVLFSSLHHFADPLAVLRNIKYVLKNDGFLAIMCEPVGTYLNGHASREFIEELEQGINEQIFTREEYHHFFQRVGLYATWVAVDGGSFKAILQPRPPA
- the rfbF gene encoding glucose-1-phosphate cytidylyltransferase, translating into MQTVILCGGMGTRIRDVSEDVPKPMIPIGDRPILWHIMKYYAHFGHTDFVLCLGYKSWTIKQYFLDYYRASADLKVNLANPNSPVVLSHEPREDWAITLAETGLPTMTGGRIKKISRYITGSDFMVTYGDGVADVDVPRLLEFHRSHGRIGTMTAVTSPGRFGEIEIDDSRITEFSEKPPVTRGRINGGFFVFRREFLDRLSNDPSLILERGPLAELAADGELMAYKHDGFWQCMDNSRDYHALNGMWAEGQAPWKVWDGAARPRIAAA
- a CDS encoding NAD-dependent epimerase/dehydratase family protein, which translates into the protein MTTPVETGSRPTGRAALVTGASGFLGANLTRRLIADGWRVHVLLRSPSPWRLAGLAGRYTPHAADLCDAVAVRSAVAAAAPDVVFHAAALGALPDHKDSAAIIEANALGTARLLEAVADSPETVVVHTGSSSEVGHSDEPITEQSPLRPRSAYAVSKAAASLMCQAEFLRGRPVCTVRVFSAYGPWDDRGRLLTYLLGCVARGEGPKVTSGSAPRDWVFVGDVIDLMLRVAADPRKAGPLVQAAGGRPQSVRDMVEAVLAVAAGGRLTAEYGTAPPRPDEPRHWSADVTETRARTGWAPRHSLAAGVEATWEWFRTQHSLEEVVRV
- a CDS encoding class I SAM-dependent methyltransferase, with translation MTTQMKSTNGPTLDDVEFARGYIDDVVCNDDEVIVQGWMLHPEQEFTDLRLYLDGELVGTGSTASRPDLAKVFPWIPHAAQSGVYVRLKRPTPARSVGRVDLVGCQASKPIARMSVRYRTDLGTAVPTPSSDLMFRVAHTRNDRSFKIWGLKCYGDFLEYFDHHGGLNQAHRLLDWGCGCGRLTAHFIAAPNGPEVYGCDVDSEAVAWCEAHLQPGRFKTIDPFPPTPYQEGFFHRAIGYSVFTHLTREVQIEWLKEVRRILAPGGIFVATVHGESAASFDFPGRVGAVLVDGIHDGIQDETLGGIVPKGYYRGTFQTQEYTRRVWGQFFDILEYKVRGIGNHQDVVVMQRPA